The genomic interval CCCCCCCGACGCGTTCGCCGGCGGAGCGTGATCCGGCCCGGCGGCGAGCACCTCCGCCACCTGGTCCAGGCGGATGACGTGAAGACCCGCGGCGTCGAGCTCGGCGTCGCTCAGCAGGACGCGGACGGCGGAGTCCGCGAGCATGAGCGCCATCCGCTCGGCCGGGTAGGTCGTGTCGACGGGGACGCAGCAGCCGCCGGCCTTGAGCACGGCCAGGGTGGCGACCACGTTCGCCACGCTCCGCTCCACCCGCACCCCCACGCGGCTTTCCGGCCCCACGCCCAGCCCGCACAGGTGGTGCGCCAGCCGGTTGGCGCGCGCGTCCAGCTCCCGGTACGTCAGCTCCTCCGTGCCCCAGACCAGGGCCACCGCGCCGGGCGTGCGCGCCGCCTGCGCCGCGAAGAGCGCATGGATCCCCGCGTTTCGCGGATACTCCGCCTCCGTCCGGTTCCACTCCACGACGACCCGGGCACGCTCCTCCGGTCCGGCGAGCGCCAGGCGCGAGAGGCGCACGTCCACATCCGCGGCGACCCGCTCCAGCACCCGCGCCAGGTGGCGGAGCATCCGCTGGACCGTGCCGCGGTCGAAAAGGTCGGTTCTGTAGTTCAGTCCGACACGCAGGCCCCGGGCGGTTGCCTTGGCGGTCAGGAGGAGGTCGAACTTGGCGCTCTCGAGCTCCACTCCGGCTTCGCTCACCTCCAGCCCCGCCAGGGCGACTCCCCGCTCCACGGCGTTCTGCTGCGCGAACATCACCTGGAAGAGCGGCGTGTGACTCAGGGACCGCTCGGGCTCCAGTTCGGCCACCAGCTTCTCGAAGGGCACCTCCTGGTGCTCGTACGCGCCCAGCGTCGCCTCCCGCGCCCGCCGCATCACCTCGCGGAAGCTCGGGTCGCCGGAAAGGTCGGTCCGCAGCACCAGGGTGTTGACGAAGAAGCCGATCGTCTCCTCGATCTCCTTTCTCGTCCGCCCCGCCGCCGGGCTCCCCACGACGATGTCCTCGCTCCCGGTGTACTTGCCCAGCAGCACCTGGAAGGCCCCCAGCAGCGTCATGTACAGCGTCGCGCCCTCGCTGCGTCCCAGCGCCTGCAGCCGCTCCAGCAGCTCCACGGACAGCTCGATCCGCTCGTGCGCCCCCCGGAACGTCTGCACCGCCGGGCGGGGATGGTCCGTGGGCACCTCCAGCAGCTCCGGCGCGCCCGCCAGGCGCTCCTTCCAGTACGCGAGCTGCCGGTCCAGCACCTCGCCCCGCAGGTGCTCGCGCTGCCAGGCCGCGTAGTCGGCGTACTGCAGCCGCAGCTCCGGCAGCGGCGACGCCCGCCCCTCGCGGTACGCCTCGTACAGCACCGACAGCTCCCGGTAAAGCACCCCCATGCTCCACCCATCGCTGACGATGTGGTGCACCACGAGCAGCAGCACGTGGTCCTCGGCGCCCAGCCGCAGCAGCGTCGCCCGGAAGAGCGGGCCCGCCGCAAGGTCGAAGGGCCGTGCGGCCTCTTCGCCGGCGCGCCGCCCGACCGCCGCCTCGCGATCCGCCCCGCCCAACCCCGACAGGTCCTCCACGGGCAGCGCGAACCCGCCGAAGGGCGCGACTACCTGCACCGGCGACCCGTCCACCTCGGCGAAGACCGTCCGCAGCGACTCGTGCCGCCGCACGATCTCGCCCAGGCTCCGCTCGAGCGACGCCTGGTCCAGCGCACCCGCCAGGCGCCATGCCACGGAGATGTTGTAGACGGCGCTTCCCGGCTCCAGGCGGTCGATGATCCAGAGCCGCTCCTGCGCGAACGACAGCGGCAGCCGGCCGTCCCGGGCGGCGCGCTCGACCGGCGGGAGCTCCGACCGGTCGCGCACCAGGTCGCGGGCGCGCGCCAGCTTCAGGAGCTCCAGGCGCTGGGCCGGGGTCAGTTCGGTGAGTGTCGCGACGGAGTTCATGACCTGGAAACGCCTGTGGATCGGATGCGTGGAACGCGTACGGATCCCCTCGCGCCCGCCGAAGCGGCCGGACGAGGGAAGATGTCGATGCCGCGGGTGGATTCCGCGCGGCGGAGGCGGCCGGGCGCGCCGGTTCGCCGGCCGTTCGCCCGCACGGCCGGCGAAGCGCCCCGCCCGGTGCGGAGCGCGTGAGGAACGTAGGAAGTCATGGGACGGTGGAGCCGCCGAGGAGCTCGAGCAGCATCGCCATCTGCTCCGGGTCCACCTGGGCGAGCTCGGCGTCCATCTCCTCCTGGACGGCGTCCACGCGCCTGGCCATCTCCGCGATCGTGGGTCCCTCGAAGAGCGCCCGCAGCGGCAGCTCCACACCGGACAACTCGCGGACCCGCGACATCACCCGCATCGCCAGGAGCGAGTGCCCGCCCAGCTCGAAGAAGCTTTCCTCCACGCCCACCCGCTCCAGGCGCAGCACCTCCGCCCAGATCCCCGCCAGCACCTCCTCGGTCGGCGTCCGCGGCGCTACGTACAGCTCCGCGTCGGCCGCGTACTCGGGCACCGGCAGCGCCTTGCGGTCCACCTTTCCGTTCGGGGTCAGCGGCAGCCGGTCCAGCGCCACGATGGCCCGCGGCACCATGTACTCGGGAAGCCCCTGGCGCAGGTGCGCGCGCAGCCCGTCCACCTCCGCGCTCCCCACCACGTACGCCACCAAGCGCTTGTCGCCCGGCTGGTCTTCGCGCATCATCACCCGGGCCTCGCGCACCCCCGGGTACGCCGCGATCGCCGCCTCCACCTCGCCCGGCTCGATGCGGAAGCCGCGGATCTTCACCTGGTCGTCCAGGCGGCCCATGAACTCCAGCTTTCCCTCGTTCCGCCACCGCGCCCGGTCGCCGGTGCGGTACATCCGCCCACCGGGCTCGGCGGCGAAGGGATCGGGGACGAAGCGCTCGGCCGTCAGCCCCGGGCGGCCCAGGTAGCCGCGCACCACGCCGTCACCGCCGATGCACAGCTCGCCGGGGATTCCCACCGGGAGCGGTTCGCCGGCGGCGTCCAGCACGTAGGCGCGCGCATTCGGGATCGGCCCGCCGATCAGCACCGTGGGCGCATCCTCCGCCACCTCGTCCACCTCTTCCAGCGTGCACCAGACGGTGGCCTCGGTGGGCCCGTACTCGTGCAGCAGGCGGGCAGGCTTCCCCTCGCGCAGCATCGCCCGCACGCTCTCGGTTCCCACGGCCTCGGCCCCGAAGACCAGCTGGCGCAGGCCGGCGTAGACATCCACCTGCTCGCGCACGTGCTGGTTGAAGAGCGCCGCCGTCTGGTAGAGGTGCGTGATCCCCTGCCCGCGCAGCGCCTGCCCCAGCAGCGGGGCGGAAATGAGGACGTCGCGGTCGATGCCCACCAGCGTAGCCCCGTTCAGCAGCGCACCCCAGATCTCGAAGACGGCCGCATCGAAGCTCACGTTCGACGCCTGCGCCACCCGGTCTCCGGGGCCGATCGGCATGGTCCCGGGGAGGCCCGATGCGTACTGCACCACCTCGCGGTGCCCCATCATCACGCCCTTGGGACGCCCCGTGCTCCCGCTGGTGTAGAAGACGTAGGCGAGGTTCCCCCCCGACGCGTTCGCCGGCGGAGGGTGATCCGGCTCGGCGGCGAGCACCTCCGCCACCTGGTCGAGACGGACGACGTGGAGACTCGATCCGGCCAGCTGGATGTCCAGATTTCCCTCGCTCAGCAGCACGCGCGCGCCGCTGTCGGCGAGCATCAGCTCCATCCGCTCGGCCGGGTAGCTGGTGTCGACAGGAACGCAGCACCCGCCGGCCTTGAGCACGGCCAGGGTGGCCACCACGTTGTCCACGCTGCGATCCAGGCGCAGGCCGACGCGGCTCTCCGGGCCCACGCCCAGCCCGGCCAGGTGGTGCGCCAGCCGGTTGGCGCGCGCGTCCAGCTCCCGGTACGTCACTTCCTCCGTGCCCCAGACCAGGGCCGCCACGTCGGGGGTGCGCTCCGCCTGCGCCGCGAAGAGCTGGTGGATGCAGGCGTTCCGCGGATACTCCGCCTCGGTGCGGTTCCACTCCACGACGACCCGGTCGCGCTCCTCCGGCCCGGCGAGCGCCAAGCGCGAGAGGCGCACGTCGGCATCGGCGGCCACCTGCTCCAGCACCCGCTCCAGGTGGCCGAGCATCCGGTCGATCGTGCCGCGATCGAAGAGGTCCGTGCTGTAGGTCAGCCCACCCCGCAGTCCGCGCGAGGTGGCCGTGAGCACGAGGGACAGGTCGAACTTGGCGCTCGCGCGCTCCGCCTCCACGCCGCTGACGACCACGCCCGGCAGCGCGGCGCCCGCGCCCCCGGCGTTCTGCAGCGTCAGCAGGACCTGGAAGAGGGGCGCGTGGCTCAGGGTGCGCTCCGGCTGTAGCTCGGCCACCAGGCGCTCGAAGGGCACCTCCTGGTTCTCGTACGCGCCGAGGGTCACCTCCCGCGCCCGCCGCAGGGTCTCGCGGAAGCTGGGGTCGCCGGAAAGGTTGGTCCGCAGCACCAGGGTGTTGACGAAGAAGCCGATCAGCGCCTCGGTTTCCTTCCGCGTCCGCCCCGCGATGGGGCTGCCCACGACCACGTCGTCGCTCCCGGCGTACTTGCCCAGCAGCACCTGGAAGGCGGACAGCAGCGTCATGTACAGCGTGGCGCCCTCGCTCCGTCCCAGTGCCTGCAGCCGCTCCGTCAGCTCGGGGGAGAACTGCACGGGGACCGTCGCGCCCCGGTACGTCTGCACCGCCGGGCGCTGACGGTCCGTCGGCAGTTCCAGCAGCTCCGGCGCACCCGCCAGCCGCTCGCGCCAGTACGCGAGCTGCCGCTCCAGGACCGCGCCCTCCAGCTGCTCGCGCTGCCACACCGCGAAGTCGGCGTACTGCACCGACAGCTCCGGAAGCGGCGACTCACGCCCGTCGCGATACGCCTCGTACAGCGACGACAGCTCGCGGTAGAGCACGCCCATGCTCCACCCGTCGCTGACGACGTGGTGCATGGAAAGCAGAAGCACGTGCTCCTCGGCACCCAGGCGCAGCAGGCTCACCCGGAAGAGCGGGCCCGCCGACAGGTCGAACGGCCGCTCCGCGGTTTCTGCCACGAGCTCGCGCTGCACCTCGGCCTCGCGCGCCTCTTCGGAGAGGTGGGAAAGGTCCTGCACCGTCACCCCGAAGCCGGCGAAGGGCACAATCACCTGCCGGACGGTGCCCCCCTGCTCGCGGAACACCGTCCGCAGCGCCTGATGGCGCCGCACGATCTCGCCCAGGCTCCGCTCCAGCGCGTCCACGTCCAGGGGGCCGCGCAGGCGCAGGGCGAAGGGAAGGTTGTAGAAGGCGCTCCCCGGCTCCAGCTGGTCCAGGAACCACAGCCGTTCCTGCGCGAACGACAGCGGCGGCGGCTCCGCGCGCTCCACCGGCACCACGGGCGGCAGCACCGCCAGCCCCGCGCGCCGCATCTCCTCCACGCGCGCCGCCATCTCGGCCACGGTGGGCCCCTCGAAGAGCGCCCGCAGCGGCAGCTCCACGCCGAACACCTCGCGCACCCACGACACCACCCGCGTGGCCAGCAGCGAGTGCCCGCCCAGCTCAAAGAACGCGTCGTGCACCCCCACCCGCTCCACGCCCAGCACCTCGGCCCAGGCCCCCGCCAGCACCTCCTCGACCGGGGTGCGCGGCGCGACGTACGTCTCCTCGTCCGGCGCGAACTCCGGCTCCGGCAGCGCCTTGCGGTCCAGCTTGCCGTTGGGGTTCACCGGCAGCGCGTCCATGTGGACGAACGCGGCCGGCACCATGTACTCCGGCAGCCGCTCGGCAAGGTGGGCGCGCAGCGCCCCGGCGCCCGCCGGGTCGCCCGTGTAGTAGGCCACCAGCCGCGGGTCGCCCATCTCCCCGTCGCGCGCCCGCGCCACCACCACCGTCTCGTGCACGGCCGCGTGCTCGGCCAGCCGCGCCTCGATCTCGCCCAGCTCGATGCGGAACCCGCGCACCTTCACCTGCGAGTCGCCGCGGCCCATGAACTCGATGGTCCCGTCCGGCAGCCACCGCCCCAGGTCGCCCGTGCGGTACAGCCGCGCGCCGGGCGCCCGGCCGCAGGGGTCGGGGAGATAGCGCTCGGCCGTCTGCCCCGGCAGTCCCCGGTACCCGCGCGTGACCCCGGCGCCGCCCAGGTACAGCTCCCCCGTCACCCCCACCGGCACCGGCTCGCCGGCCGCGTCCAGCACGTAGATGGTGGCGTTGGCGATGGGGCGGCCCGGCGGCATGGAGCGGCTGGAGTAGCTCGACAGGTCTGCCCGCGCGAAGTGGTGGGCCGTGATCCCGGTGGCCTCCGTGGAACCGTACGGGTTCAGGAACACCGGACGGGGCTCCGGCACCCGCGCCAGCTGCCGCGGGTACAGCGGCTCCCCGCCGAAGACCACGATCCGCAGCCCGCCGATCGCCTTCCCCCCGTCCGCCTCGACCAGCGCCTGGAAGCCGGTCGGCGTCAGGTTCATCATGGTGATGCCCGACGAGAAGATCTGCGCGGCGATCCTCTGCGGCTCGAACGGCTCGCGCGCCAAGTGCACCCGCCCGCCCACGAACAGCGGCGCCATCAGGTTCCGCTGCGTCAGGTGAAAGCTGAAGGAGGTGACGACCAGGACCACGTCCCGCTCCGTAATCCCGGTGGAGCCCAGGTACCAGTGCAGCAGGTTGGAAGCGCCCCCGTGCGTCATCATCACCCCCTTGGGCCGCCCCGTGGAGCCCGAGGTGTAGATGACGTACGTCAGGTGCTCCGGCGACAGCGCCGCGCGCTCCGGGTTCGTCTCCGGCTGGCCCGCCCACCACGCCGCGTCCTCGTCCAGCACGAGCAGGGGCACGTCCAGCCCCGCCAGCCGCGGGGCCAGCGCACCCTGCGTCAGCATCACCACCGGGGCGCTGTCCTGCACCATGTCCAGCAGCCGTTCCCGCGGATAGCCCGGGTCCAGCGGCAGGTACGCGCCCCCCGCCTTCAGCACGCCGAACACGGCCACCACCAACTCGGGCTCGCGCTCCACGCAGATCCCCACGCGCACGTCGGGGCCGACGCCGAGGTCCCGAAGGTGGTGCGCCAGCCGGTTGGCCCGGGCGTTCAGCTCCGCGTACGTCAGATGCCGGTTCTCGAAGACCACCGCCACCGCGTCGGGCGTGCAACGGGCCTGCGCCTCGAACCGCTCGTGGATGAACGAATCGGCGGGATATGGCGTCTCCGTGCGGTTCCACTCCTCGGTGACCAGGCGGCGCTCCTCGTCCGACAGCAGCGGCAGCCGATCCACTGGCCGGGTCTCGTCCGCCGCCATCCCCGCCAGCATCCGGCGCAGGTACCCCGCGTAGCGCTCCACCGTCTCCCGGTCGAACAGCGCCGTCGCGAACACCACCTCGCCCGCGATCCCGCCGTTTTCCTCCCGCAGTTCGAGCGACAGGTCGAGCCCGCCCGTCGTACGCGGCTCCTCCGCCGCCGCGCCAGTCCGCAGGCCGCTCGCGCGTGCGTCCCGCCAGGCGAACCCCGCGCGGAACAGCGGCGTGGCGGAAGCGGCACCGTCCGCTGGAACGAGCTCCACCACCCGATGGAAGGGAAGCTCCTGGTTCCGCAGCGCCCCACGCACCCGCGCCTCGACCTGGCCCAGCAGCTCCGCGGCCGTGGGCGAGCCCGACAGGTCCACCCGCACCGGCAGGGCGCTCGCGAAGGAGCCGGTCAGCCCTTCCGCCTCGCGGCTCCCCATGGAGGTGCCGACCACCAGGTCCGTCTGCCCCGACAGCCGGCCCAGCACCGCGGCCCACCCCGCCAGCAGGGTCGTGGGCAGCGCTACGCCGCGGCGCGATGCGAGCGCCCTCAACCCCGCGGCCACCCCCTCGTCCACCCTTAGCCGGACAATAGCCCCGGCGGGATCCGGCTGAGCGGGGCGCGGGCGGTCCGCCGGCAGTTCCAGCGGCTCCGGGGCGCCCGCCAGCATGTTCCGCCAGTACTCCGCCTGCTCCCGCGGCAGCCCGTCGTCCATCGCCGGCGGCTCCGCCCGGACCGCGCTCACCGCCACCGGCAGTGAAGCGGAGGATGTCCGACCAGCAAGCACGTCCATAGCCTGTATCCCCGCAGAAAATCTCGCCTGAGACGCAACACTGTAGGGCCTATGTGCCCCGCAGGATCCCTTGTCTTTTCAGCTCACGTGACTCCCGGCACGCCCGCGCGCGTCGTCTCCGACCTGGGCGACGTGCCGCGCCGCCGGGCCTCAGCCCCCGCCCGCGGCGGACGCGCGGATCGCGTGGGAGATGGCCGCCCCCACCACCTCCACGTTCCCCTTCTTCCACATCGTGTGGTGCGTACCCGGAACGGGCACCAGCCGGACCGGAGCGCCCCCCGGGATGTCTCCCCAGCCCCGGTACGGGTCGTCGTCCTTCTCATCTTCGGTGCTGAAGAGGTAGGCGGGGACCGGGAGCGGACCGGGGACGAACTCCGCGTGGGTGCGCTTGAGAAGGGCGATCCGGCTATCCACCTGCTCGGCCCGGGCCATGGTGA from Longimicrobium sp. carries:
- a CDS encoding amino acid adenylation domain-containing protein; amino-acid sequence: MAVSAVRAEPPAMDDGLPREQAEYWRNMLAGAPEPLELPADRPRPAQPDPAGAIVRLRVDEGVAAGLRALASRRGVALPTTLLAGWAAVLGRLSGQTDLVVGTSMGSREAEGLTGSFASALPVRVDLSGSPTAAELLGQVEARVRGALRNQELPFHRVVELVPADGAASATPLFRAGFAWRDARASGLRTGAAAEEPRTTGGLDLSLELREENGGIAGEVVFATALFDRETVERYAGYLRRMLAGMAADETRPVDRLPLLSDEERRLVTEEWNRTETPYPADSFIHERFEAQARCTPDAVAVVFENRHLTYAELNARANRLAHHLRDLGVGPDVRVGICVEREPELVVAVFGVLKAGGAYLPLDPGYPRERLLDMVQDSAPVVMLTQGALAPRLAGLDVPLLVLDEDAAWWAGQPETNPERAALSPEHLTYVIYTSGSTGRPKGVMMTHGGASNLLHWYLGSTGITERDVVLVVTSFSFHLTQRNLMAPLFVGGRVHLAREPFEPQRIAAQIFSSGITMMNLTPTGFQALVEADGGKAIGGLRIVVFGGEPLYPRQLARVPEPRPVFLNPYGSTEATGITAHHFARADLSSYSSRSMPPGRPIANATIYVLDAAGEPVPVGVTGELYLGGAGVTRGYRGLPGQTAERYLPDPCGRAPGARLYRTGDLGRWLPDGTIEFMGRGDSQVKVRGFRIELGEIEARLAEHAAVHETVVVARARDGEMGDPRLVAYYTGDPAGAGALRAHLAERLPEYMVPAAFVHMDALPVNPNGKLDRKALPEPEFAPDEETYVAPRTPVEEVLAGAWAEVLGVERVGVHDAFFELGGHSLLATRVVSWVREVFGVELPLRALFEGPTVAEMAARVEEMRRAGLAVLPPVVPVERAEPPPLSFAQERLWFLDQLEPGSAFYNLPFALRLRGPLDVDALERSLGEIVRRHQALRTVFREQGGTVRQVIVPFAGFGVTVQDLSHLSEEAREAEVQRELVAETAERPFDLSAGPLFRVSLLRLGAEEHVLLLSMHHVVSDGWSMGVLYRELSSLYEAYRDGRESPLPELSVQYADFAVWQREQLEGAVLERQLAYWRERLAGAPELLELPTDRQRPAVQTYRGATVPVQFSPELTERLQALGRSEGATLYMTLLSAFQVLLGKYAGSDDVVVGSPIAGRTRKETEALIGFFVNTLVLRTNLSGDPSFRETLRRAREVTLGAYENQEVPFERLVAELQPERTLSHAPLFQVLLTLQNAGGAGAALPGVVVSGVEAERASAKFDLSLVLTATSRGLRGGLTYSTDLFDRGTIDRMLGHLERVLEQVAADADVRLSRLALAGPEERDRVVVEWNRTEAEYPRNACIHQLFAAQAERTPDVAALVWGTEEVTYRELDARANRLAHHLAGLGVGPESRVGLRLDRSVDNVVATLAVLKAGGCCVPVDTSYPAERMELMLADSGARVLLSEGNLDIQLAGSSLHVVRLDQVAEVLAAEPDHPPPANASGGNLAYVFYTSGSTGRPKGVMMGHREVVQYASGLPGTMPIGPGDRVAQASNVSFDAAVFEIWGALLNGATLVGIDRDVLISAPLLGQALRGQGITHLYQTAALFNQHVREQVDVYAGLRQLVFGAEAVGTESVRAMLREGKPARLLHEYGPTEATVWCTLEEVDEVAEDAPTVLIGGPIPNARAYVLDAAGEPLPVGIPGELCIGGDGVVRGYLGRPGLTAERFVPDPFAAEPGGRMYRTGDRARWRNEGKLEFMGRLDDQVKIRGFRIEPGEVEAAIAAYPGVREARVMMREDQPGDKRLVAYVVGSAEVDGLRAHLRQGLPEYMVPRAIVALDRLPLTPNGKVDRKALPVPEYAADAELYVAPRTPTEEVLAGIWAEVLRLERVGVEESFFELGGHSLLAMRVMSRVRELSGVELPLRALFEGPTIAEMARRVDAVQEEMDAELAQVDPEQMAMLLELLGGSTVP